The following are encoded in a window of Sminthopsis crassicaudata isolate SCR6 chromosome 5, ASM4859323v1, whole genome shotgun sequence genomic DNA:
- the PRPF40B gene encoding pre-mRNA-processing factor 40 homolog B isoform X9, with protein sequence MWLLMGESTTTMQMTSSLYGRSPASSSPKLSCCCLSAPGKNTSQTLANPTTTTTRVRSPGGPGLRTWMNWRVRGLRAGKQQPQPQPEPPPATPGPAPAPTGLIEPEPGGPEDCELSEPTHPLDQGLLHPEESTSSAARRQEEEEPKLEPERSSFSWSNREKAKQAFKELLRDKAVPSNASWEQAMKMVVTDPRYSALPKLSEKKQAFNAYKAQREKEEKEEARLRAKEAKQTLQHFLEQHDRMTSTTRYRRAEQTFGELEVWAVVPERDRKEIYDDVLFFLAKKEKEQAKQLRRRNIQALKSILDGMSSVSYQTTWSQAQQHLMDNPSFAQDHQLQNMDKEDALICFEEHIRALEREEEEERERARLRERRQHRKNREAFQTFLDELHETGQLHSMSTWMELYPAVSTDARFANMLGQPGSTPLDLFKFYVEDLKARFHDEKKIIKDILKDRGFSVEVNTAFEDFAHVISFDKRAAALDAGNIKLTFNSLLEKAEAREREREKEEARRLRRREAAFRSMLRQAAPALEPGTCWEEVRERFVCDSAFEQITLESERIRLFREFLQSECQHFHIKGKKHGKKGKKHHRKRSHSPSGSESEEDEQPPLLRPTKRRKWNPSESGSEPSSSLDSAESGGGPLGGRGSPSSRPPLGADHGFRKSKKPKKKGKKKRHKSNSPESEIEREKEKGSKEVEEKEQERDKEREARRQEPRNRSPGLGLKKEKTGWDTSESELSEGELERRRRTLLQQLDDQQ encoded by the exons ATGTGGCTCCTGATGGGCGAATCTACTACTACAATGCAGATGACAAGCAGTCTGTATGGGAGAAGCCCAGCATCCTCAAGTCCAAAGCTGAG TTGCTGTTGTCTCAGTGCCCCTGGAAAGAATACAAGTCAGACACTGGCAAACCCTACTACTACAACAACCAGAGTAAGGAGTCCCGGTGGACCCGGCCTAAGGACCTGGATGAACTGGAGGGTGAGGGGTCTGAGGGCAGG GAAGCAGCAGCCACAGCCGCAGCCCGAGCCACCTCCTGCTACTCCTGGACCAGCCCCAGCCCCCACAGGCCTTATTGAACCTGAACCTGGTGGGCCTGAAGACTGTGAACTGTCAGAACCTACCCACCCTCTAGATCAGGGGCTTCTACATCCTGAGGAGAGCACCAGCAG TGCGGCCAGGcggcaggaggaggaagagccaAAGCTCGAGCCAGAGAGGTCAAGCTTCAGCTGGAGCAACCGAGAAAAGGCAAAGCAGGCATTCAAGGAATTGCTAAGGGACAAG GCTGTCCCCTCCAATGCTTCATGGGAACAAGCCATGAAGATGGTGGTCACTGACCCCCGCTACAG TGCTCTGCCAAAACTAAGCGAGAAAAAGCAGGCCTTCAATGCTTACAAAGCACAgcgggagaaagaagaaaaggaagaggccCGTTTGAGGGCCAAAGAGGCCAAGCAGACCCTTCAGCACTTTCTGGAACAGCATGACCGTATGACCTCTACCACCCGATACCG GAGAGCAGAGCAAACATTTGGGGAGCTGGAAGTTTGGGCTGTAGTACCTGAGAGAGACCGTAAAGAAATATATGATGATGTCCTCTTCTTCCTCGCTAAGAAGGAGAAG GAACAGGCTAAGCAACTACGTCGCCGCAATATCCAGGCTCTAAAGAGCATCCTGGATGGAATGAGCAGTGTCAGCTACCAAACTACTTGGTCCCAAGCTCAACAGCACCTCATGGACAACCCCAGCTTTGCCCAGGACCACCAGCTGCAGA ACATGGACAAGGAGGATGCACTGATCTGCTTTGAGGAGCACATCCGAGCATTGGAgcgagaggaagaggaagagcgtGAGCGGGCACGACTTCGGGAGAGGCGCCAGCATCGCAAGAATCGAGAAGCCTTCCAG ACCTTCCTGGACGAGCTGCACGAGACAGGGCAGCTGCACTCCATGTCTACCTGGATGGAGCTGTACCCAGCGGTCAGCACCGATGCCCGCTTTGCCAACATGCTGGGCCAGCCGG GCTCCACCCCTCTGGATCTCTTCAAGTTTTATGTAGAGGATCTGAAGGCCAGATTCCATGATGAGAAAAAGATCATTAAGGACATCCTGAAG GATCGGGGTTTCAGTGTGGAAGTGAATACAGCCTTTGAAGACTTTGCACATGTTATCAGCTTTGACAAGAGAGCTGCTGCACTGGATGCTGGCAATATCAAGCTGACCTTCAACAGC TTACTAGAGAAGGCAGAGGCACGAGAgcgggagagggaaaaagaggaagcaCGGAGGCTTCGACGTAGGGAGGCTGCCTTTCGGAGCATGCTGAGGCAAGCTGCCCCTGCCCTAGAGCCTGGCACTTGCTGGGAGGAG GTCCGAGAGCGCTTTGTGTGTGACTCTGCCTTTGAACAGATCACATTGGAGTCGGAGCGAATACGCCTCTTCCGAGAGTTTTTGCAG AGTGAGTGTCAGCATTTTCACATCAAGGGCAAAAAACATGGCAAAAAGGGCAAGAAACATCATCGAAAGCGATCCCATTCACCCTCG GGCTCTGAATCAGAGGAGGATGAGCAACCACCCCTTCTTCGGCCCACCAAACGAAGAAAATGGAATCCTTCAGAATCAGGCTCTGAACCTTCATCTTCACTCGATTCAGCTGAGAGTGGGGGTGGCCCTCTTGGGGGCAGGGGCTCTCCCTCCAGCCGCCCCCCTCTTGGAGCAG ATCATGGCTTTCGGAAGTCTAAGAAGCCGAAGAAGAAAGGCAAGAAGAAGAGGCACAAGTCG AACAGTCCTGAGAGTGAAATAGAacgagagaaagagaaaggaagcaaggaagtggaagagaaagaacaagaacgggacaaagagagggaggcCCGGAGGCAAGAGCCCCGAAATCGGTCCCCTGGCCTTGGACTTAAGAAAGAGAAG ACAGGCTGGGACACATCAGAAAGTGAGCTGAGTGAAGGGGAACTCGAACGGCGCCGCCGGACACTTCTGCAGCAGCTGGATGATCAGCAGTGA
- the PRPF40B gene encoding pre-mRNA-processing factor 40 homolog B isoform X5, with translation MSVPDSGPRPLATPAPFPPGPPMMPPPFMPPPGIPPPFPPMGLPPMNQRPPAIPPIPPGMMPPMLPPMGGPPPITQIPGMVPPMMPGMLMPAVPVTAATAPGVDTASSVVAAADPMRVLWSEHVAPDGRIYYYNADDKQSVWEKPSILKSKAELLLSQCPWKEYKSDTGKPYYYNNQSKESRWTRPKDLDELEALVKQEAAGKQQPQPQPEPPPATPGPAPAPTGLIEPEPGGPEDCELSEPTHPLDQGLLHPEESTSSAARRQEEEEPKLEPERSSFSWSNREKAKQAFKELLRDKAVPSNASWEQAMKMVVTDPRYSALPKLSEKKQAFNAYKAQREKEEKEEARLRAKEAKQTLQHFLEQHDRMTSTTRYRRAEQTFGELEVWAVVPERDRKEIYDDVLFFLAKKEKEQAKQLRRRNIQALKSILDGMSSVSYQTTWSQAQQHLMDNPSFAQDHQLQNMDKEDALICFEEHIRALEREEEEERERARLRERRQHRKNREAFQTFLDELHETGQLHSMSTWMELYPAVSTDARFANMLGQPGSTPLDLFKFYVEDLKARFHDEKKIIKDILKDRGFSVEVNTAFEDFAHVISFDKRAAALDAGNIKLTFNSLLEKAEAREREREKEEARRLRRREAAFRSMLRQAAPALEPGTCWEEVRERFVCDSAFEQITLESERIRLFREFLQSECQHFHIKGKKHGKKGKKHHRKRSHSPSGSESEEDEQPPLLRPTKRRKWNPSESGSEPSSSLDSAESGGGPLGGRGSPSSRPPLGADHGFRKSKKPKKKGKKKRHKSNSPESEIEREKEKGSKEVEEKEQERDKEREARRQEPRNRSPGLGLKKEKTGWDTSESELSEGELERRRRTLLQQLDDQQ, from the exons TCGGTTCCTGATTCTGGCCCCAGGCCCTTGGCAACACCTGCCCCTTTTCCACCGGGGCCCCCCATGATGCCTCCTCCCTTC ATGCCCCCTCCAGGGATTCCTCCACCTTTCCCCCCAATGGGGCTGCCTCCCATGAACCAGAGACCACCTGCCATCCCTCCCATCCCCCCAGGCATGATGCCCCCAATGCTCCCACCAATGGGGGGGCCACCACCAATTACACAG ATACCAGGGATGGTACCACCCATGATGCCAGGGATGCTGATGCCCGCGGTGCCTGTCACTGCAGCG ACGGCCCCAGGTGTGGACACCGCCAGCT ctGTTGTGGCTGCAGCAGACCCTATG AGGGTTTTGTGGAGTGAGCATGTGGCTCCTGATGGGCGAATCTACTACTACAATGCAGATGACAAGCAGTCTGTATGGGAGAAGCCCAGCATCCTCAAGTCCAAAGCTGAG TTGCTGTTGTCTCAGTGCCCCTGGAAAGAATACAAGTCAGACACTGGCAAACCCTACTACTACAACAACCAGAGTAAGGAGTCCCGGTGGACCCGGCCTAAGGACCTGGATGAACTGGAGG CTTTGGTCAAACAGGAGGCTGCAGG GAAGCAGCAGCCACAGCCGCAGCCCGAGCCACCTCCTGCTACTCCTGGACCAGCCCCAGCCCCCACAGGCCTTATTGAACCTGAACCTGGTGGGCCTGAAGACTGTGAACTGTCAGAACCTACCCACCCTCTAGATCAGGGGCTTCTACATCCTGAGGAGAGCACCAGCAG TGCGGCCAGGcggcaggaggaggaagagccaAAGCTCGAGCCAGAGAGGTCAAGCTTCAGCTGGAGCAACCGAGAAAAGGCAAAGCAGGCATTCAAGGAATTGCTAAGGGACAAG GCTGTCCCCTCCAATGCTTCATGGGAACAAGCCATGAAGATGGTGGTCACTGACCCCCGCTACAG TGCTCTGCCAAAACTAAGCGAGAAAAAGCAGGCCTTCAATGCTTACAAAGCACAgcgggagaaagaagaaaaggaagaggccCGTTTGAGGGCCAAAGAGGCCAAGCAGACCCTTCAGCACTTTCTGGAACAGCATGACCGTATGACCTCTACCACCCGATACCG GAGAGCAGAGCAAACATTTGGGGAGCTGGAAGTTTGGGCTGTAGTACCTGAGAGAGACCGTAAAGAAATATATGATGATGTCCTCTTCTTCCTCGCTAAGAAGGAGAAG GAACAGGCTAAGCAACTACGTCGCCGCAATATCCAGGCTCTAAAGAGCATCCTGGATGGAATGAGCAGTGTCAGCTACCAAACTACTTGGTCCCAAGCTCAACAGCACCTCATGGACAACCCCAGCTTTGCCCAGGACCACCAGCTGCAGA ACATGGACAAGGAGGATGCACTGATCTGCTTTGAGGAGCACATCCGAGCATTGGAgcgagaggaagaggaagagcgtGAGCGGGCACGACTTCGGGAGAGGCGCCAGCATCGCAAGAATCGAGAAGCCTTCCAG ACCTTCCTGGACGAGCTGCACGAGACAGGGCAGCTGCACTCCATGTCTACCTGGATGGAGCTGTACCCAGCGGTCAGCACCGATGCCCGCTTTGCCAACATGCTGGGCCAGCCGG GCTCCACCCCTCTGGATCTCTTCAAGTTTTATGTAGAGGATCTGAAGGCCAGATTCCATGATGAGAAAAAGATCATTAAGGACATCCTGAAG GATCGGGGTTTCAGTGTGGAAGTGAATACAGCCTTTGAAGACTTTGCACATGTTATCAGCTTTGACAAGAGAGCTGCTGCACTGGATGCTGGCAATATCAAGCTGACCTTCAACAGC TTACTAGAGAAGGCAGAGGCACGAGAgcgggagagggaaaaagaggaagcaCGGAGGCTTCGACGTAGGGAGGCTGCCTTTCGGAGCATGCTGAGGCAAGCTGCCCCTGCCCTAGAGCCTGGCACTTGCTGGGAGGAG GTCCGAGAGCGCTTTGTGTGTGACTCTGCCTTTGAACAGATCACATTGGAGTCGGAGCGAATACGCCTCTTCCGAGAGTTTTTGCAG AGTGAGTGTCAGCATTTTCACATCAAGGGCAAAAAACATGGCAAAAAGGGCAAGAAACATCATCGAAAGCGATCCCATTCACCCTCG GGCTCTGAATCAGAGGAGGATGAGCAACCACCCCTTCTTCGGCCCACCAAACGAAGAAAATGGAATCCTTCAGAATCAGGCTCTGAACCTTCATCTTCACTCGATTCAGCTGAGAGTGGGGGTGGCCCTCTTGGGGGCAGGGGCTCTCCCTCCAGCCGCCCCCCTCTTGGAGCAG ATCATGGCTTTCGGAAGTCTAAGAAGCCGAAGAAGAAAGGCAAGAAGAAGAGGCACAAGTCG AACAGTCCTGAGAGTGAAATAGAacgagagaaagagaaaggaagcaaggaagtggaagagaaagaacaagaacgggacaaagagagggaggcCCGGAGGCAAGAGCCCCGAAATCGGTCCCCTGGCCTTGGACTTAAGAAAGAGAAG ACAGGCTGGGACACATCAGAAAGTGAGCTGAGTGAAGGGGAACTCGAACGGCGCCGCCGGACACTTCTGCAGCAGCTGGATGATCAGCAGTGA
- the PRPF40B gene encoding pre-mRNA-processing factor 40 homolog B isoform X7 gives MEEGPSVAGLQTYMSVPDSGPRPLATPAPFPPGPPMMPPPFMPPPGIPPPFPPMGLPPMNQRPPAIPPIPPGMMPPMLPPMGGPPPITQIPGMVPPMMPGMLMPAVPVTAATAPGVDTASSVVAAADPMRVLWSEHVAPDGRIYYYNADDKQSVWEKPSILKSKAELLLSQCPWKEYKSDTGKPYYYNNQTLVKQEAAGKQQPQPQPEPPPATPGPAPAPTGLIEPEPGGPEDCELSEPTHPLDQGLLHPEESTSSAARRQEEEEPKLEPERSSFSWSNREKAKQAFKELLRDKAVPSNASWEQAMKMVVTDPRYSALPKLSEKKQAFNAYKAQREKEEKEEARLRAKEAKQTLQHFLEQHDRMTSTTRYRRAEQTFGELEVWAVVPERDRKEIYDDVLFFLAKKEKEQAKQLRRRNIQALKSILDGMSSVSYQTTWSQAQQHLMDNPSFAQDHQLQNMDKEDALICFEEHIRALEREEEEERERARLRERRQHRKNREAFQTFLDELHETGQLHSMSTWMELYPAVSTDARFANMLGQPGSTPLDLFKFYVEDLKARFHDEKKIIKDILKDRGFSVEVNTAFEDFAHVISFDKRAAALDAGNIKLTFNSLLEKAEAREREREKEEARRLRRREAAFRSMLRQAAPALEPGTCWEEVRERFVCDSAFEQITLESERIRLFREFLQSECQHFHIKGKKHGKKGKKHHRKRSHSPSGSESEEDEQPPLLRPTKRRKWNPSESGSEPSSSLDSAESGGGPLGGRGSPSSRPPLGADHGFRKSKKPKKKGKKKRHKSNSPESEIEREKEKGSKEVEEKEQERDKEREARRQEPRNRSPGLGLKKEKTGWDTSESELSEGELERRRRTLLQQLDDQQ, from the exons TCGGTTCCTGATTCTGGCCCCAGGCCCTTGGCAACACCTGCCCCTTTTCCACCGGGGCCCCCCATGATGCCTCCTCCCTTC ATGCCCCCTCCAGGGATTCCTCCACCTTTCCCCCCAATGGGGCTGCCTCCCATGAACCAGAGACCACCTGCCATCCCTCCCATCCCCCCAGGCATGATGCCCCCAATGCTCCCACCAATGGGGGGGCCACCACCAATTACACAG ATACCAGGGATGGTACCACCCATGATGCCAGGGATGCTGATGCCCGCGGTGCCTGTCACTGCAGCG ACGGCCCCAGGTGTGGACACCGCCAGCT ctGTTGTGGCTGCAGCAGACCCTATG AGGGTTTTGTGGAGTGAGCATGTGGCTCCTGATGGGCGAATCTACTACTACAATGCAGATGACAAGCAGTCTGTATGGGAGAAGCCCAGCATCCTCAAGTCCAAAGCTGAG TTGCTGTTGTCTCAGTGCCCCTGGAAAGAATACAAGTCAGACACTGGCAAACCCTACTACTACAACAACCAGA CTTTGGTCAAACAGGAGGCTGCAGG GAAGCAGCAGCCACAGCCGCAGCCCGAGCCACCTCCTGCTACTCCTGGACCAGCCCCAGCCCCCACAGGCCTTATTGAACCTGAACCTGGTGGGCCTGAAGACTGTGAACTGTCAGAACCTACCCACCCTCTAGATCAGGGGCTTCTACATCCTGAGGAGAGCACCAGCAG TGCGGCCAGGcggcaggaggaggaagagccaAAGCTCGAGCCAGAGAGGTCAAGCTTCAGCTGGAGCAACCGAGAAAAGGCAAAGCAGGCATTCAAGGAATTGCTAAGGGACAAG GCTGTCCCCTCCAATGCTTCATGGGAACAAGCCATGAAGATGGTGGTCACTGACCCCCGCTACAG TGCTCTGCCAAAACTAAGCGAGAAAAAGCAGGCCTTCAATGCTTACAAAGCACAgcgggagaaagaagaaaaggaagaggccCGTTTGAGGGCCAAAGAGGCCAAGCAGACCCTTCAGCACTTTCTGGAACAGCATGACCGTATGACCTCTACCACCCGATACCG GAGAGCAGAGCAAACATTTGGGGAGCTGGAAGTTTGGGCTGTAGTACCTGAGAGAGACCGTAAAGAAATATATGATGATGTCCTCTTCTTCCTCGCTAAGAAGGAGAAG GAACAGGCTAAGCAACTACGTCGCCGCAATATCCAGGCTCTAAAGAGCATCCTGGATGGAATGAGCAGTGTCAGCTACCAAACTACTTGGTCCCAAGCTCAACAGCACCTCATGGACAACCCCAGCTTTGCCCAGGACCACCAGCTGCAGA ACATGGACAAGGAGGATGCACTGATCTGCTTTGAGGAGCACATCCGAGCATTGGAgcgagaggaagaggaagagcgtGAGCGGGCACGACTTCGGGAGAGGCGCCAGCATCGCAAGAATCGAGAAGCCTTCCAG ACCTTCCTGGACGAGCTGCACGAGACAGGGCAGCTGCACTCCATGTCTACCTGGATGGAGCTGTACCCAGCGGTCAGCACCGATGCCCGCTTTGCCAACATGCTGGGCCAGCCGG GCTCCACCCCTCTGGATCTCTTCAAGTTTTATGTAGAGGATCTGAAGGCCAGATTCCATGATGAGAAAAAGATCATTAAGGACATCCTGAAG GATCGGGGTTTCAGTGTGGAAGTGAATACAGCCTTTGAAGACTTTGCACATGTTATCAGCTTTGACAAGAGAGCTGCTGCACTGGATGCTGGCAATATCAAGCTGACCTTCAACAGC TTACTAGAGAAGGCAGAGGCACGAGAgcgggagagggaaaaagaggaagcaCGGAGGCTTCGACGTAGGGAGGCTGCCTTTCGGAGCATGCTGAGGCAAGCTGCCCCTGCCCTAGAGCCTGGCACTTGCTGGGAGGAG GTCCGAGAGCGCTTTGTGTGTGACTCTGCCTTTGAACAGATCACATTGGAGTCGGAGCGAATACGCCTCTTCCGAGAGTTTTTGCAG AGTGAGTGTCAGCATTTTCACATCAAGGGCAAAAAACATGGCAAAAAGGGCAAGAAACATCATCGAAAGCGATCCCATTCACCCTCG GGCTCTGAATCAGAGGAGGATGAGCAACCACCCCTTCTTCGGCCCACCAAACGAAGAAAATGGAATCCTTCAGAATCAGGCTCTGAACCTTCATCTTCACTCGATTCAGCTGAGAGTGGGGGTGGCCCTCTTGGGGGCAGGGGCTCTCCCTCCAGCCGCCCCCCTCTTGGAGCAG ATCATGGCTTTCGGAAGTCTAAGAAGCCGAAGAAGAAAGGCAAGAAGAAGAGGCACAAGTCG AACAGTCCTGAGAGTGAAATAGAacgagagaaagagaaaggaagcaaggaagtggaagagaaagaacaagaacgggacaaagagagggaggcCCGGAGGCAAGAGCCCCGAAATCGGTCCCCTGGCCTTGGACTTAAGAAAGAGAAG ACAGGCTGGGACACATCAGAAAGTGAGCTGAGTGAAGGGGAACTCGAACGGCGCCGCCGGACACTTCTGCAGCAGCTGGATGATCAGCAGTGA
- the PRPF40B gene encoding pre-mRNA-processing factor 40 homolog B isoform X2: MEEGPSVAGLQTYMSVPDSGPRPLATPAPFPPGPPMMPPPFMPPPGIPPPFPPMGLPPMNQRPPAIPPIPPGMMPPMLPPMGGPPPITQIPGMVPPMMPGMLMPAVPVTAATAPGVDTASSVVAAADPMRVLWSEHVAPDGRIYYYNADDKQSVWEKPSILKSKAELLLSQCPWKEYKSDTGKPYYYNNQSKESRWTRPKDLDELEALVKQEAAGKQQPQPQPEPPPATPGPAPAPTGLIEPEPGGPEDCELSEPTHPLDQGLLHPEESTSSAARRQEEEEPKLEPERSSFSWSNREKAKQAFKELLRDKAVPSNASWEQAMKMVVTDPRYSALPKLSEKKQAFNAYKAQREKEEKEEARLRAKEAKQTLQHFLEQHDRMTSTTRYRRAEQTFGELEVWAVVPERDRKEIYDDVLFFLAKKEKEQAKQLRRRNIQALKSILDGMSSVSYQTTWSQAQQHLMDNPSFAQDHQLQNMDKEDALICFEEHIRALEREEEEERERARLRERRQHRKNREAFQTFLDELHETGQLHSMSTWMELYPAVSTDARFANMLGQPGSTPLDLFKFYVEDLKARFHDEKKIIKDILKDRGFSVEVNTAFEDFAHVISFDKRAAALDAGNIKLTFNSLLEKAEAREREREKEEARRLRRREAAFRSMLRQAAPALEPGTCWEEVRERFVCDSAFEQITLESERIRLFREFLQSECQHFHIKGKKHGKKGKKHHRKRSHSPSGSESEEDEQPPLLRPTKRRKWNPSESGSEPSSSLDSAESGGGPLGGRGSPSSRPPLGADHGFRKSKKPKKKGKKKRHKSNSPESEIEREKEKGSKEVEEKEQERDKEREARRQEPRNRSPGLGLKKEKTGWDTSESELSEGELERRRRTLLQQLDDQQ; the protein is encoded by the exons TCGGTTCCTGATTCTGGCCCCAGGCCCTTGGCAACACCTGCCCCTTTTCCACCGGGGCCCCCCATGATGCCTCCTCCCTTC ATGCCCCCTCCAGGGATTCCTCCACCTTTCCCCCCAATGGGGCTGCCTCCCATGAACCAGAGACCACCTGCCATCCCTCCCATCCCCCCAGGCATGATGCCCCCAATGCTCCCACCAATGGGGGGGCCACCACCAATTACACAG ATACCAGGGATGGTACCACCCATGATGCCAGGGATGCTGATGCCCGCGGTGCCTGTCACTGCAGCG ACGGCCCCAGGTGTGGACACCGCCAGCT ctGTTGTGGCTGCAGCAGACCCTATG AGGGTTTTGTGGAGTGAGCATGTGGCTCCTGATGGGCGAATCTACTACTACAATGCAGATGACAAGCAGTCTGTATGGGAGAAGCCCAGCATCCTCAAGTCCAAAGCTGAG TTGCTGTTGTCTCAGTGCCCCTGGAAAGAATACAAGTCAGACACTGGCAAACCCTACTACTACAACAACCAGAGTAAGGAGTCCCGGTGGACCCGGCCTAAGGACCTGGATGAACTGGAGG CTTTGGTCAAACAGGAGGCTGCAGG GAAGCAGCAGCCACAGCCGCAGCCCGAGCCACCTCCTGCTACTCCTGGACCAGCCCCAGCCCCCACAGGCCTTATTGAACCTGAACCTGGTGGGCCTGAAGACTGTGAACTGTCAGAACCTACCCACCCTCTAGATCAGGGGCTTCTACATCCTGAGGAGAGCACCAGCAG TGCGGCCAGGcggcaggaggaggaagagccaAAGCTCGAGCCAGAGAGGTCAAGCTTCAGCTGGAGCAACCGAGAAAAGGCAAAGCAGGCATTCAAGGAATTGCTAAGGGACAAG GCTGTCCCCTCCAATGCTTCATGGGAACAAGCCATGAAGATGGTGGTCACTGACCCCCGCTACAG TGCTCTGCCAAAACTAAGCGAGAAAAAGCAGGCCTTCAATGCTTACAAAGCACAgcgggagaaagaagaaaaggaagaggccCGTTTGAGGGCCAAAGAGGCCAAGCAGACCCTTCAGCACTTTCTGGAACAGCATGACCGTATGACCTCTACCACCCGATACCG GAGAGCAGAGCAAACATTTGGGGAGCTGGAAGTTTGGGCTGTAGTACCTGAGAGAGACCGTAAAGAAATATATGATGATGTCCTCTTCTTCCTCGCTAAGAAGGAGAAG GAACAGGCTAAGCAACTACGTCGCCGCAATATCCAGGCTCTAAAGAGCATCCTGGATGGAATGAGCAGTGTCAGCTACCAAACTACTTGGTCCCAAGCTCAACAGCACCTCATGGACAACCCCAGCTTTGCCCAGGACCACCAGCTGCAGA ACATGGACAAGGAGGATGCACTGATCTGCTTTGAGGAGCACATCCGAGCATTGGAgcgagaggaagaggaagagcgtGAGCGGGCACGACTTCGGGAGAGGCGCCAGCATCGCAAGAATCGAGAAGCCTTCCAG ACCTTCCTGGACGAGCTGCACGAGACAGGGCAGCTGCACTCCATGTCTACCTGGATGGAGCTGTACCCAGCGGTCAGCACCGATGCCCGCTTTGCCAACATGCTGGGCCAGCCGG GCTCCACCCCTCTGGATCTCTTCAAGTTTTATGTAGAGGATCTGAAGGCCAGATTCCATGATGAGAAAAAGATCATTAAGGACATCCTGAAG GATCGGGGTTTCAGTGTGGAAGTGAATACAGCCTTTGAAGACTTTGCACATGTTATCAGCTTTGACAAGAGAGCTGCTGCACTGGATGCTGGCAATATCAAGCTGACCTTCAACAGC TTACTAGAGAAGGCAGAGGCACGAGAgcgggagagggaaaaagaggaagcaCGGAGGCTTCGACGTAGGGAGGCTGCCTTTCGGAGCATGCTGAGGCAAGCTGCCCCTGCCCTAGAGCCTGGCACTTGCTGGGAGGAG GTCCGAGAGCGCTTTGTGTGTGACTCTGCCTTTGAACAGATCACATTGGAGTCGGAGCGAATACGCCTCTTCCGAGAGTTTTTGCAG AGTGAGTGTCAGCATTTTCACATCAAGGGCAAAAAACATGGCAAAAAGGGCAAGAAACATCATCGAAAGCGATCCCATTCACCCTCG GGCTCTGAATCAGAGGAGGATGAGCAACCACCCCTTCTTCGGCCCACCAAACGAAGAAAATGGAATCCTTCAGAATCAGGCTCTGAACCTTCATCTTCACTCGATTCAGCTGAGAGTGGGGGTGGCCCTCTTGGGGGCAGGGGCTCTCCCTCCAGCCGCCCCCCTCTTGGAGCAG ATCATGGCTTTCGGAAGTCTAAGAAGCCGAAGAAGAAAGGCAAGAAGAAGAGGCACAAGTCG AACAGTCCTGAGAGTGAAATAGAacgagagaaagagaaaggaagcaaggaagtggaagagaaagaacaagaacgggacaaagagagggaggcCCGGAGGCAAGAGCCCCGAAATCGGTCCCCTGGCCTTGGACTTAAGAAAGAGAAG ACAGGCTGGGACACATCAGAAAGTGAGCTGAGTGAAGGGGAACTCGAACGGCGCCGCCGGACACTTCTGCAGCAGCTGGATGATCAGCAGTGA